From Vitis vinifera cultivar Pinot Noir 40024 chromosome 14, ASM3070453v1, a single genomic window includes:
- the LOC100244680 gene encoding uncharacterized protein LOC100244680, which produces MELRNRMKKRPDALENKLLEKGGLSKSDRNTISTDERSSPENGDEICNVWSTPEVLGFSGEQQLDVLKSYCTKEKIMPTSSDLKQKQDNSLEVHEDHCDALSTVDDASTGQFAAKVSDNRPASVKGVWQRDLKPTSNDDKISDTKSDDPSSKQIAEKNKKFKDELEAPPERAPLGDLRKKLLILDINGLLADIQSHTPKGYKVDKRIAKRAVFKRPFCSEFLKFCFERFDVGIWSSRTKKNVEQVVDYLLGDMKHKLLFCWDLSHCTDTGFKTLENRHKTLVFKELRNIWDKCDPNLPWPKGDYNESNTLLVDDSPYKALLNPPHTAIFPNSYTYQDKSDNSLGLGGELQVYLEGLAMAGDVKMYVERHPFGQSALTEQSPSWGYYHSILRAVSSSTMTG; this is translated from the exons ATGGAATTGAGAAATAGAATGAAGAAGAGGCCTGATGCACTCGAAAATAAGCTGCTAGAGAAAGGTGGCCTCTCCAAATCTGATCGAAATACCATATCAACTGATGAACGCTCCAGTCCAGAAAATGGTGATGAGATATGTAATGTCTGGAGTACACCAGAAGTGCTTGGATTTTCTGGTGAACAACAACTGGATGTATTGAAAAGTTATTGTACCAAGGAAAAAATAATGCCAACCTCATcagatttaaaacaaaaacaggATAACTCACTGGAGGTTCATGAAGACCATTGTGACGCCTTATCAACAGTTGATGATGCCTCCACTGGTCAATTTGCTGCAAAGGTTTCAGACAATAGACCTGCATCTGTAAAGGGAGTGTGGCAAAGGGATTTGAAACCCACTAGCAATGACGACAAAATTTCAGATACTAAATCTGATGATCCTTCCTCCAAGCAGATAGCAGAGAAAAACAAGAAGTTCAAAGATGAGTTGGAGGCTCCACCAGAAAGAGCACCTCTAGGTGATTTGAGGAAAAAGCTCCTCATTCTTGATATAAATGGGCTTCTTGCAGATATACAATCTCATACTCCAAAGGGGTATAAGGTGGACAAAAGAATTGCAAAAAGGGCAG tTTTTAAGAGACCCTTCTGTTCTGAATTCCTGAAATTCTGCTTTGAGAGATTTGATGTGGGCATCTGGTCATCAAGAACTAA GAAGAATGTAGAACAAGTAGTAGACTATTTGCTTGGTGATATGAAACACAAACTGCTATTTTGTTGG GATCTATCCCACTGCACTGACACAGGATTCAAAACTTTGGAGAACAGGCACAAAACCTTGGTATTTAAGGAGCTGAGGAATATATGGGATAAATGTGACCCCAATCTTCCATGGCCGAAGGGAGATTATAATGAATCTAATACATTGTTGGTGGATGATTCTCCATACAAAGCTTTGCTTAATCCA CCACACACAGCAATTTTCCCTAATTCATACACATACCAGGATAAAAGCGATAATTCTTTAG GTTTAGGAGGTGAGCTTCAGGTATATCTGGAAGGGTTAGCTATGGCTGGAGATGTAAAGATGTATGTAGAGCGACACCCATTTGGTCAAAGTGCTCTCACTGAACAAAGTCCATCATGGGGCTATTACCATAGCATTTTGAGGGCTGTGTCTTCTTCAACAATGACAGGATAA
- the LOC100260081 gene encoding putative methylesterase 11, chloroplastic, which yields MGNLCSCFSPKSVRQKRKTKASKRLPNSSSTAAGALPTGSSNRWTRMRSSRKEKVQDALIQEQAMAAAILFQQHQRNGGPLPFDRSTSLRFPTSGSKKNSLPRSSSSRARSLTDPLLQPQQLVNQDVKLDDLETNHFVLVHGGGFGAWCWYKTIALLEDGGFRVTAVDLTGSGIHSFDTNSITSLTQYVKPVTDFLEKLADGEKVILVGHDFGGACISYMMELFPSKVSKAVFVAAAMLTSGQSTLDMFSQKGDSNELMRQAQIFLYANGNDHPPTAIDLDKSLLKDLLFNQSPTKDVALASVSMRPMPFMPVLEKLSLSEKNYGSVRRFYIETPEDNAIPVSLQESMINSSPPEQVFRLKGADHSPFFSKPQALHKLLVEISKLPST from the exons ATGGGAAACCTGTGCAGCTGCTTCTCCCCCAAGTCTGTGAGGCAGAAGAGGAAGACCAAGGCCTCTAAGCGATTGCCCAATTCTTCTTCCACTGCTGCGGGTGCGCTGCCCACTGGCTCCAGTAATCGATGGACTCGAATGCGATCTTCTCGAAAGGAGAAGGTCCAGGATGCGCTTATTCAGGAACAGGCTATGGCGGCGGCTATTCTCTTTCAGCAGCATCAGCGCAACGGGGGGCCTCTGCCCTTCGATCGCTCCACTTCTCTCAGGTTTCCCACTTCTGGGTCCAAGAAAAATTCGCTGCCCAGGAGTTCTAGCTCTAGGGCTCGCTCTCTCACTGATCCTCTGCTTCAGCCTCAGCAGCTTGTTAATCag GATGTGAAGCTTGATGATCTAGAGACCAACCATTTTGTCCTTGTCCATGGAGGTGGTTTTGGTGCTTGGTGTTGGTATAAAACTATAGCGCTTCTAGAAGATGGTGGATTTAGAGTTACAGCTGTAGATTTAACTGGTTCTGGAATTCATTCATTTGACACCAATAGCATTACAAGTCTTACCCAATATGTGAAGCCAGTCACAGATTTTCTTGAAAAACTTGCTGATGGGGAAAAG GTGATATTGGTTGGACATGATTTTGGTGGTGCATGTATATCGTACATGATGGAGTTATTCCCTTCTAAAGTTTCAAAGGCTGTTTTCGTTGCTGCAGCAATGTTGACTAGTGGACAAAGTACTCTTGATATGTTCTCCCAAAAG GGAGATTCAAATGAACTGATGCGACAGgctcagatatttttgtatgcaAATGGGAATGATCATCCTCCAACAGCTATTGATCTTGACAAATCATTGTTGAAGGACTTGTTATTCAACCAGAGTCCTACCAAG GATGTTGCATTAGCATCTGTTTCAATGAGACCAATGCCCTTTATGCCAGTATTGGAAAAGCTCTCTCTTTCCGAAAAGAACTATGGTTCTGTCAGGAGGTTTTATATTGAAACACCTGAAGATAATGCTATTCCAGTTTCGCTACAAGAGAGCATGATAAACTCAAGCCCACCAGAACAGGTCTTCCGGCTAAAAGGTGCTGATCACTCACCCTTTTTCTCAAAGCCTCAAGCCCTGCACAAGCTTTTGGTAGAGATCTCAAAATTACCATCAACTTAG